The Candidatus Poribacteria bacterium sequence CTCGACGAAATCGAGGGCGTTCTCGTCTGCACTCCCACCGCCCTGCACGCGGCTCCCACCGTCGCGGCTCTGAAGGCGGGCAAGCATGTCCTCTGCGAGAAACCGATGGAGGCGACGCTCGACGCCGCGACCTCGATGGTCCGAGCCGCCCACGAAGCCGACCGCATCCTGATGGTCGCGCTCAAGCTGCGCTACACGCCGCACGTCATCCAGGCGAAGTCCATCATCGACGCCGGGACGCTGGGTGATATCTATTACGCCGAGACCATCGCCGACCGGCGACGCGGCAACCCCGGCGGCAGCTTCATCCGCAAGGCGACCGCGGGCCTTGGCGCGGCTGCGGACATCGGCGTCTACGCCCTCGATACGGCGCTCTACCTGATGGGACACCCGAAGCCCGTCGCCGTCTCCGGCATCACGTCGAACTACCTGAGCCTCCACAATACGTGGAACCCGGCACTCAAGGAGACGGAAGTCGAGGACTTCGCCGCTGGTTGGGTCCTCTTCGACAACGGCGCGCGGCTCGTCTACAAGACGTGCTGGTGCATGCATATGGACTCGCTCGGCGGGACGATCTTCCTCGGCAAGAAGGCTGGGCTCCGCATCGGTATCGGCGAGGTGCGCGGACCTCAGGAGGGCATCACCGTCTACGGCGACGACAAGGGCGAGATCAAAGACG is a genomic window containing:
- a CDS encoding Gfo/Idh/MocA family oxidoreductase, with protein sequence MRTVKLGLIGAGGIAQAHFGAMSKVPAAEIVAACDLVPANLERAKERWGVEKLFSDYNEMLKLDEIEGVLVCTPTALHAAPTVAALKAGKHVLCEKPMEATLDAATSMVRAAHEADRILMVALKLRYTPHVIQAKSIIDAGTLGDIYYAETIADRRRGNPGGSFIRKATAGLGAAADIGVYALDTALYLMGHPKPVAVSGITSNYLSLHNTWNPALKETEVEDFAAGWVLFDNGARLVYKTCWCMHMDSLGGTIFLGKKAGLRIGIGEVRGPQEGITVYGDDKGEIKDVTYREFDPVDVFLAEDTAFVDAVRNNKPSPIDPDGMLLTNVIIQGVIDSNEQGGREVAVTVPTF